One genomic region from Selenihalanaerobacter shriftii encodes:
- a CDS encoding glycine betaine uptake BCCT transporter, whose product MDDIKNDNKGIDPIVFWVSVAISAVLVIWGILATESFGNAVDMVFNFLVGKFGWSYLLFVTVVLGLTLVVGLSKYGEIKLGKPEDEPEFSTGSWFAMLFSAGMGIGLVFWGVAEPVTHYASPPFGEGETVKSALVAIRYAFFHWGLHPWALFSLFGMIIGYFGFRRGLPQLPSCTLYPLIGEKGVKGPIGKAFDILAVFATLFGIATSLGLGAQQINSGLNFLLGVPNNNLVAIIIIAVITAIFILATVTGIEKGIKFIGNMNVNLSLVLLVVMIIVGPTVFIFKYLTQGLGGYFQNIFDMSFFTSPIENSKWPGWWTIFYWAWWISWTPFVGGFIARISKGRTIREFVIASLFGPTILSFIWIASMGGSAIWIEQFGAGGIVDPVQADIASAFFVTLGKLPLGNIMSIIATILIGTYFITSANSATFVMGMLTSYGTLDPSRKVTVTWGVFEGLIAAILLLAGGLSALQTAAIASAFPFMIFMCFSIAAFFKVLKKDYELLEQGEFIGTIDIDLE is encoded by the coding sequence GTGGATGATATAAAGAATGACAATAAAGGAATTGATCCAATAGTATTCTGGGTTTCAGTAGCAATCTCTGCTGTACTAGTTATTTGGGGGATTCTTGCTACTGAAAGTTTTGGTAATGCAGTTGATATGGTCTTTAATTTTTTAGTAGGTAAATTTGGCTGGTCATATCTTTTATTTGTTACAGTAGTTTTAGGTTTAACATTAGTAGTAGGATTGAGTAAGTATGGAGAGATTAAGTTAGGTAAACCTGAGGATGAGCCGGAATTTAGTACTGGTTCTTGGTTTGCTATGTTATTTAGTGCAGGTATGGGAATTGGACTTGTTTTTTGGGGGGTAGCTGAACCTGTTACTCATTATGCAAGTCCTCCATTTGGTGAAGGGGAAACAGTTAAATCTGCCTTAGTAGCAATTCGTTATGCATTCTTTCATTGGGGATTACATCCCTGGGCATTATTTTCACTCTTTGGGATGATTATTGGATACTTTGGCTTTAGAAGAGGCTTACCTCAGTTACCTAGTTGCACTCTCTATCCATTAATAGGAGAAAAGGGAGTTAAAGGACCAATCGGAAAGGCATTTGATATCTTAGCTGTTTTTGCTACGTTATTTGGGATAGCTACATCTTTAGGTTTAGGAGCACAACAGATTAATAGTGGTCTGAATTTTCTGTTAGGGGTTCCTAATAATAATTTAGTAGCAATAATTATTATTGCTGTAATTACTGCTATTTTTATCTTAGCTACGGTTACTGGAATAGAAAAAGGTATAAAATTTATTGGTAATATGAATGTTAACTTAAGTCTAGTTTTACTGGTAGTAATGATTATTGTAGGTCCTACGGTCTTTATTTTTAAATATTTAACCCAAGGCTTAGGTGGGTACTTTCAGAATATCTTTGATATGAGTTTCTTTACTAGTCCGATTGAGAATAGTAAATGGCCAGGTTGGTGGACAATCTTTTATTGGGCTTGGTGGATTTCTTGGACTCCATTTGTAGGTGGATTTATTGCTAGAATCTCTAAAGGACGGACTATTAGAGAGTTTGTAATAGCATCATTATTTGGTCCTACTATCTTAAGCTTTATTTGGATAGCAAGCATGGGAGGTTCAGCTATTTGGATTGAACAATTTGGTGCTGGTGGTATTGTAGATCCAGTACAAGCGGACATAGCTTCTGCTTTCTTCGTAACTTTAGGAAAGCTTCCTTTAGGTAATATAATGAGTATAATTGCTACAATCTTAATTGGTACTTACTTTATTACTTCGGCTAATTCAGCTACATTTGTAATGGGAATGTTAACTTCTTATGGAACTTTAGATCCTTCGCGAAAGGTTACAGTTACTTGGGGAGTATTTGAAGGGTTAATTGCAGCTATTTTATTATTAGCTGGAGGTCTTTCTGCTCTACAAACTGCAGCTATTGCTTCGGCTTTTCCATTTATGATCTTTATGTGCTTTTCTATAGCTGCTTTCTTTAAGGTGCTGAAAAAAGATTATGAACTCCTTGAGCAAGGTGAATTTATTGGTACTATAGATATTGATTTAGAATAA
- a CDS encoding methyltetrahydrofolate cobalamin methyltransferase, producing MIVIGELINTSRDEVEPAVKERDADFIQKLAKEQEEAGADYIDVNCGTLIKEEPEALEWLVTTVQEVIDVPLCIDSPNPEALKRGLEAHEGKALVNSITAEGDRYDEILPMIQEHDAAVVALVMDDSGMPSDADDRIRVASELIDNLRADGIALDDIYVDPIIQPIGTDGEMGLHILNAIDEITNKYEGVHITCGLSNISHGLPKRQLLNQAYLVLAMSKGLDSAIMDPLDEKIMSLATASDTLLGNDTYCANYIKAAKSDKLTI from the coding sequence ATGATAGTAATTGGTGAGTTAATTAATACCAGTAGAGATGAGGTAGAACCGGCTGTAAAAGAACGAGATGCAGATTTTATTCAAAAATTAGCTAAAGAACAAGAAGAAGCAGGTGCTGATTATATTGATGTTAACTGTGGAACATTGATTAAAGAAGAACCTGAAGCTTTAGAATGGTTAGTTACTACTGTGCAGGAAGTTATAGATGTACCACTTTGTATCGATAGTCCTAATCCAGAAGCTCTAAAAAGAGGATTAGAAGCTCATGAAGGTAAAGCATTAGTTAACTCTATTACTGCCGAAGGTGATAGATATGATGAAATTTTACCAATGATCCAAGAACATGATGCAGCAGTAGTTGCTTTAGTTATGGATGATAGCGGTATGCCGAGCGATGCTGATGATAGAATTAGAGTTGCTTCTGAGCTAATAGATAATTTAAGAGCAGATGGCATTGCTTTAGATGATATTTACGTTGACCCTATTATTCAGCCGATTGGAACTGATGGAGAGATGGGATTACACATCTTAAATGCAATTGATGAAATTACAAATAAGTATGAAGGGGTGCATATTACTTGTGGTTTAAGTAATATTTCCCATGGGTTACCTAAGCGACAGTTATTGAATCAAGCTTATTTGGTATTAGCTATGAGTAAAGGTTTAGATAGTGCAATTATGGATCCATTAGATGAAAAGATTATGTCATTAGCTACGGCATCTGATACTCTTTTAGGTAATGATACTTATTGTGCTAATTACATTAAAGCAGCTAAAAGTGATAAGTTAACTATTTAA
- a CDS encoding corrinoid protein: protein MSKFEEIAEAVIEGSVDEVAELAQGLVDDGAEPGEIIKQGLVEGMDVVGARFKKNEMFVPEVLISAKAMHAGMDIVKPLLADEDESSAGTVVIGTVEGDLHDIGKNLVAMMLEGAGFEVVDLGIDLPAEEFVEAVKEHQPEVVGMSALLTTTMPAMEETIAALEEAGIRDQVKIMVGGAPVTEEFANEIGADAYAPDGSTSTDLAREFVQ, encoded by the coding sequence ATGAGTAAATTTGAAGAGATAGCAGAGGCAGTAATTGAGGGAAGTGTTGATGAGGTAGCTGAATTAGCTCAAGGACTTGTTGATGATGGGGCAGAGCCAGGTGAAATCATTAAGCAAGGGTTAGTTGAAGGCATGGATGTTGTGGGAGCAAGATTTAAAAAGAATGAAATGTTTGTACCAGAAGTACTAATATCCGCTAAGGCTATGCATGCAGGAATGGATATAGTAAAACCACTTTTAGCTGATGAAGATGAATCTTCTGCAGGAACAGTAGTAATTGGTACTGTTGAAGGTGACTTACATGATATAGGTAAGAACTTAGTAGCTATGATGTTAGAAGGAGCAGGTTTTGAGGTAGTAGATTTAGGTATTGATTTACCAGCAGAGGAATTTGTAGAAGCTGTTAAAGAGCATCAACCTGAGGTAGTAGGCATGTCAGCTTTATTAACTACTACTATGCCAGCTATGGAAGAGACTATTGCAGCATTAGAGGAAGCTGGAATCAGAGACCAAGTTAAGATTATGGTAGGGGGAGCTCCAGTAACTGAAGAATTTGCTAACGAAATTGGTGCTGATGCATATGCTCCAGACGGAAGTACATCTACAGACTTAGCTCGGGAATTTGTTCAATAA
- a CDS encoding trimethylamine methyltransferase family protein, protein MIERKYLAQDILSDEDLNQIHEATMQLLEETGIEVLHEEAREIFKEHGANVEDERVYLTRDIVEDALEKAPSSFTLHARNPENNVTIGGDNTVLVPGYGAPFVTDMDDGRRDSTFKDYVNFTKLASNSNNIDIVGGVLVEPNDVADEIRHAKMLYTGAKYSDKCLMGSALGKKKARDCFKMASMLFGEDEIIDDRALVITLINTTSPLKYDYRMLDSLLEHSKHNQAVVVAALIMAGSTGPMTLAGTLTLQNAEVLTGVVLTQLVNPGAPVVYGTASTVMDMKTANLAVGSAEYAKIIGSIAQLARYYDVPSRAGGSITDSLMADAQSGYESMMTFMSTVNHGINFALHSAGLLENYMTMSYEKFIIDDEILSMVTDYQAGIEVNEESIAKEVIENVGHGGHYLADAHTMAHMRDFREPTLSTRAAYTSDDNLVPAVKRANDKCKAILEDFEAPELDPTIEQKLLDYMESL, encoded by the coding sequence ATGATAGAAAGAAAATATTTGGCTCAAGATATTCTATCTGATGAAGATTTAAATCAAATTCATGAGGCTACAATGCAATTGTTAGAAGAGACAGGTATAGAAGTATTACATGAAGAGGCAAGAGAAATTTTTAAAGAGCATGGTGCTAATGTTGAAGACGAAAGAGTATATTTAACCCGAGATATTGTTGAGGATGCACTAGAAAAAGCTCCATCTTCCTTTACTTTACATGCTAGAAATCCAGAGAACAATGTAACAATCGGTGGAGATAATACAGTTTTAGTCCCAGGATATGGAGCTCCATTTGTAACAGATATGGATGACGGAAGAAGGGACTCAACTTTTAAAGATTATGTTAACTTTACTAAGCTTGCCTCTAATAGTAATAATATTGATATAGTAGGTGGGGTCTTAGTAGAACCTAATGATGTTGCAGATGAAATTAGACATGCTAAAATGCTTTATACTGGTGCAAAGTATTCAGATAAATGTCTAATGGGAAGTGCTTTAGGTAAGAAAAAGGCACGAGATTGTTTTAAGATGGCTAGTATGCTCTTTGGTGAAGATGAAATTATTGATGATAGAGCCTTAGTAATTACTCTAATTAATACTACTAGTCCTTTAAAATATGATTATAGAATGCTTGATTCTTTGCTAGAACATTCTAAACATAATCAAGCAGTTGTGGTTGCAGCTTTAATTATGGCAGGATCTACAGGGCCAATGACTTTAGCAGGAACTTTAACTTTACAGAATGCAGAAGTATTAACTGGGGTGGTGTTAACGCAATTAGTTAATCCAGGGGCTCCAGTAGTATATGGAACTGCTTCAACTGTTATGGATATGAAGACAGCTAACTTGGCTGTAGGAAGTGCTGAATATGCAAAAATTATAGGTTCTATAGCTCAATTGGCACGATATTATGATGTTCCATCTCGAGCGGGAGGGTCAATTACAGATTCACTTATGGCTGATGCTCAATCTGGTTATGAATCTATGATGACATTTATGTCTACCGTTAATCATGGTATTAACTTTGCTCTTCATTCTGCAGGCTTATTAGAAAATTACATGACAATGTCATACGAAAAATTCATTATTGATGATGAAATTTTATCTATGGTGACTGATTATCAAGCAGGTATTGAAGTGAATGAGGAAAGTATAGCTAAAGAAGTGATTGAAAATGTAGGGCATGGGGGACATTATTTAGCTGATGCTCATACTATGGCTCATATGAGGGATTTTAGAGAGCCTACTTTAAGCACACGAGCTGCTTATACTTCTGATGATAACTTAGTTCCAGCAGTTAAACGAGCTAATGATAAGTGTAAAGCGATCTTAGAAGACTTTGAAGCTCCTGAATTAGATCCTACTATTGAACAAAAACTACTCGATTATATGGAAAGCTTATAA